The window ttttctgttttacaagtagacacaagtactaaacttacattctatgctgagttataaccgaaaatcccttagctttggtaactagtaactaccagtttaagaactggtgggcgcaaataggtgtatatggatccatagggcttgacatccccgtccgtacgggttagaaactaacctaaacttaacgggcgtatactatttgaggtggtacattttggttaggtgtacgtaacaacaggggtactaaacatacgttaaggcttagttactgggtgctcaaacttatagaatctttttaaatttttaaaggTGCTTGCGAGCAtgcaaatgaaatcttgtggtctatactctacactttatactacttaaacctatgattcactcaacctttgtgttgacatttttacatgtttattctcaggtaattagggAATGCTTCCGCTCTAGCTAGTAAGGCAGTAGAGGTCATGCATTGGAAATGAAGATTTATTTAAATTTTGATAGTGGCATTATGTCTTTTCATTTTTAAATACATTTGGTTTGATTAGTACTTTGTTGGTTTTCTTTAAGTATTGTAAACGTTTGGTTTTTATGAATAAAATGCCACTATTGTTTTTAAAACGTTGCATATAGCTTGCATCGATCAGACTTTGACCTCTGGTAATACAGCACGTCATTGCCTcattttgacggggtattacagttggtatcagagctctggttatagggaactaggatgcattagtgtgtctgcctATAGGATACGTTAATAAGCCTAATCTATAACTAAACGATTATAAGTTGCCTTACTTACTTGTTACTCTAGATTTACTCGTTTTTTTTAGATAACATGTCAAAAGTTAACCCCATCATTCTCTCCGACTCCGAGGATGAAAGTCCTAGTCATTCACCGAGCTACCACCCTATGACCTCCTCCGAATGGAGAAATTACCCAGACTATTTGACAATATGCATACATATCTAATGATGCTAACTCTATATTTATTGTTTGAAGAATAATGTCTGGAAGACGAACCTACAGTCCTGATGAACTCCGAGCACTTATCAATGAAGGTGTCTCCGCTGCATTGGCTAATATGCCTGGAGGCTCAAACACAAGACAAAACTGCACTTACAAGGAGTTTATGGCTTGTAAGCCACTACCATTCAAAGGCACTGAAGGACCAGTGGGTCTAACCCATTGGATTGAGAAGATGGAGTCAGTGTTTAGTATTAGTAACTGTGCTCAAGCTAACTGGGTAAAGTTTGCTACTTCCACACTGGAAGGTAAAGCCTTGACCTGGTGGAATTCTATTGCTCGACCTATGGGTCTCGAGGCTGCTCATGCCATCCCTTGGGAAGACATCAAACCCCGTATGACTGCTGAGTATTGTCCCGATAATGAAGTTAAAAAGATGGAGGCTGAGTTATGGGATCTAAAGGTTATTGGGACTGATCTTGCTACTTACACCAACCGCTATTTGGAATTGATTCTACTGTGTCCGGGTATGGTCCCAACTGAAAGGAAGAAAATTGACCGTTATGTTAAGGGTCTCTCTGAAAATATTCAAGCTAGTGTTCATGCTTCTAAACCCCAAACTTTGCAAGAGACTATTAATATGGCAAATGATCTCATGGATCAAATTACTCAACGGACTGCTGCTGAAGTGAAGTCTGGGGATAATAAGAGGAAGTGGACTGGAAATTCTAACTCCCAGTCATCCAAAAAGCAGGAAGTTTCTGGGAAAGGATATCAAGGAAAAGCTCCTTATTTTTCAAGGTGTGAAAGGCATCATGAGGTAAGATGCACTGTGACGTGTGGGAAGTGCAAGAAAATAGGGCACCTGACCAAGAACTGCTGGTCAAAGACTACTGGTACTGCAAATCCTCCTGCTGCTAATACTGGTACGGTGAAGACGTGTTATGAGTGCGGTCAGAAGGGGCACTTTAGAAATGAATGTCCAAACAAGAAAGGACCAGAGAAAGGAAGAGGAAGAGCCTTTAATATCAATGTTCACGAGGCTCGTGAGGACCCTGACTtggttactggtacgtttcttctAAACAATCACATTGTTTCAGtactgtttgattgtggtgccaatagaagTTTCGTATCCATAGAATCTAGTTGCATGCTTGATAAATCCCATGTACCCATAGACACTAAGTACTGTATTGAACTGGTGAACGGTAAACTTATGAAGGCTAATAAAATCTACAAAGACTGTACCTTAGTTTTAGAAGGGAAACCATTTTTGGTGGACCTGATGCCTATTGaaataggaagttttgacgtagtaATAGGAATGGACTGGTTGTCTAAGAATAGAGCCGAAGTTGTGTGTTTCGAGAAGGCGATTCGTATACCCCTTGATGACGGGGAAAATTTGATGGTTTATGGAGATAAAACTGGCGTAAAACTTAACCTGATTtcgtgcatgaaggcacaaaagtatCTGAGGAAAGGTTATcaa of the Rutidosis leptorrhynchoides isolate AG116_Rl617_1_P2 chromosome 5, CSIRO_AGI_Rlap_v1, whole genome shotgun sequence genome contains:
- the LOC139849299 gene encoding uncharacterized protein; this translates as MSGRRTYSPDELRALINEGVSAALANMPGGSNTRQNCTYKEFMACKPLPFKGTEGPVGLTHWIEKMESVFSISNCAQANWVKFATSTLEGKALTWWNSIARPMGLEAAHAIPWEDIKPRMTAEYCPDNEVKKMEAELWDLKVIGTDLATYTNRYLELILLCPGMVPTERKKIDRYVKGLSENIQASVHASKPQTLQETINMANDLMDQITQRTAAEVKSGDNKRKWTGNSNSQSSKKQEVSGKGYQGKAPYFSRCERHHEVRCTVTCGKCKKIGHLTKNCWSKTTGTANPPAANTGTVKTCYECGQKGHFRNECPNKKGPEKGRGRAFNINVHEAREDPDLVTGTFLLNNHIVSVLFDCGANRSFVSIESSCMLDKSHVPIDTKYCIELVNGKLMKANKIYKDCTLVLEGKPFLVDLMPIEIGSFDVVIGMDWLSKNRAEVVCFEKAIRIPLDDGENLMVYGDKTGVKLNLISCMKAQKYLRKGYQAILAHVKKIETEERRFIEGFSKIARPLTALTHKGKKYEWSDVHEAAFQLLKQKLTSAPILSLPKGNDDFVVYCDASRQGFGCVLMQRQKHILNQKQLNMRQRRWVELLNDYDCDIRYHPGKANVVADALSRKERAKPLRVRALNLIVHTNLTTQIRDAQLEALKEENKKGESLRGLDKQFEIKGDGTRYFAGKIWVPRIGELRKKVLDEAHKTRIKNRENCRKGFEAAGQVERKSPAWC